One genomic segment of Pseudomonas fortuita includes these proteins:
- the paaC gene encoding 1,2-phenylacetyl-CoA epoxidase subunit PaaC, which produces MHNEALIPYLLLLGDSALVQGQRLCEWCGHAPAIEEELALMNVGLDLVGQARNWLEYAAERLDDGRDADALAFRRDERAYRNLLLVEQPNGDFAVTMTKQFLYDAWHFAVLQGLAGSSDERIAGIAAKALKEVTYHLRRSSEWVQRLGGGTEESRQRMLAAIPALWRFTVELTAASDNEVQLAQAGIAADPDTAGAAWLKQVSETFASVELPLPKAASHFYLDSRKGLHTEHLGLLLAEMQFLPRAYPDATW; this is translated from the coding sequence ATGCACAACGAAGCCCTTATCCCCTACCTGCTGCTGCTTGGCGACAGCGCCCTGGTACAAGGCCAGCGCCTCTGTGAATGGTGTGGTCACGCCCCGGCCATCGAAGAAGAACTGGCCCTGATGAACGTTGGCCTGGACCTGGTCGGCCAGGCGCGCAACTGGCTGGAATACGCAGCCGAGCGGCTGGACGACGGCCGCGACGCCGATGCCCTGGCCTTCCGCCGAGACGAGCGGGCCTATCGCAACCTGCTGCTGGTCGAGCAACCCAACGGCGACTTTGCCGTGACCATGACCAAGCAATTCCTCTACGACGCCTGGCACTTTGCCGTGTTACAGGGCCTGGCCGGCTCAAGCGATGAGCGTATCGCCGGTATCGCCGCCAAGGCACTCAAGGAAGTCACCTACCACCTGCGCCGCTCCAGCGAGTGGGTACAGCGCCTGGGTGGCGGCACAGAAGAGAGCCGTCAGCGCATGCTTGCCGCCATTCCTGCACTGTGGCGCTTTACCGTCGAACTGACGGCCGCCAGCGATAACGAGGTGCAGTTGGCCCAGGCAGGTATCGCTGCCGACCCCGACACCGCTGGTGCTGCCTGGCTGAAACAGGTGAGCGAGACCTTCGCGTCGGTCGAGCTGCCGCTGCCCAAGGCTGCCAGTCACTTCTACCTGGACAGCCGCAAAGGCCTGCACACCGAGCACCTGGGCCTGCTACTGGCCGAAATGCAGTTCCTGCCAAGGGCTTACCCCGATGCAACCTGGTGA
- the paaD gene encoding 1,2-phenylacetyl-CoA epoxidase subunit PaaD: MQPGELIAGDRGARAPRGEDLARAWEVLGQVMDPEVPVVSVVDLGIVRDLDWRAGHLHLVVTPTYSGCPATEVIEGDIRQALEQAGFPAPDLERRLTPAWSTDWISELGRERLRTYGIAPPQGSASKRSLLGEAPQVCCPQCGSNRTEMLSQFGSTACKALYRCRECLEPFDYFKCI; this comes from the coding sequence ATGCAACCTGGTGAGCTGATTGCCGGCGACCGTGGCGCGCGGGCGCCACGCGGCGAGGACCTGGCCCGGGCCTGGGAGGTGCTGGGCCAGGTCATGGACCCGGAAGTGCCCGTGGTGAGTGTGGTCGACCTGGGCATCGTTCGCGACCTCGACTGGCGCGCCGGCCACCTGCACCTGGTGGTGACACCGACCTACTCCGGCTGCCCGGCGACCGAGGTGATCGAAGGCGATATCCGCCAGGCGCTGGAGCAGGCGGGTTTCCCCGCGCCGGACCTTGAGCGTCGGCTGACCCCGGCCTGGAGCACCGACTGGATCAGCGAGCTGGGCCGCGAGCGCCTGCGCACCTACGGCATCGCCCCGCCGCAGGGCAGCGCCAGCAAGCGCAGCCTGCTCGGTGAAGCCCCCCAGGTGTGCTGCCCGCAGTGCGGCAGTAACCGCACCGAAATGCTCAGCCAGTTCGGCTCTACCGCCTGCAAGGCGCTGTACCGCTGCCGCGAGTGCCTGGAGCCGTTCGATTACTTCAAATGCATTTGA
- the paaE gene encoding 1,2-phenylacetyl-CoA epoxidase subunit PaaE, protein MSQFHSLTIKQVRNETRDAVSIAFDVPERLQAQFRFTQGQYLVMRTQLDNEEVRRSYSICSAVQDGELRVAVKRVPGGRFSAFANEVLKAGQQLDVMPPSGSFFVPLDPARQGNYLAVAAGSGITPILSIIGTTLDSEPHSRFTLLYGNRSSSGALFRDKLEDLKNRYLDRLNLIFVFSREQQDVDLYNGRIDADKCGQLFSRWLDVPGLDAAFICGPQAMTETVRDSLQANGLDKERIHFELFAAAGNETRREAREAARQVDSALSHITVISDGRALTFDLPRNTQNVLDAGNAIGAELPYSCKAGVCSTCKCRVVEGEVEMDSNHALEDYEVAAGYVLSCQTYPVSDKVVLDFDQL, encoded by the coding sequence ATGAGCCAGTTTCACAGCCTGACCATCAAGCAAGTGCGCAACGAAACCCGTGATGCGGTTTCGATTGCCTTCGACGTGCCCGAGCGCCTGCAGGCACAGTTCCGTTTCACCCAGGGCCAGTACCTGGTCATGCGTACTCAACTGGACAACGAAGAGGTCCGCCGCTCTTACTCTATTTGCAGCGCCGTGCAGGACGGCGAGCTGCGCGTGGCTGTCAAGCGCGTGCCAGGCGGGCGTTTCTCGGCGTTTGCCAATGAAGTGCTCAAGGCCGGCCAGCAACTGGACGTGATGCCGCCATCGGGCAGCTTCTTCGTGCCGCTGGACCCTGCCCGTCAGGGCAATTACCTGGCCGTCGCGGCCGGCAGTGGCATTACTCCGATCCTGTCGATCATCGGCACCACCCTCGACAGTGAGCCGCACAGCCGCTTCACCTTGCTGTACGGCAACCGTTCCAGCTCTGGCGCGCTGTTCCGCGACAAGCTCGAAGACCTGAAAAATCGGTACCTCGACCGCCTGAACCTGATTTTTGTGTTCAGCCGCGAGCAACAGGATGTTGACCTGTACAACGGCCGCATTGACGCCGACAAGTGCGGCCAACTGTTCTCCCGCTGGCTGGACGTTCCAGGCCTGGACGCGGCTTTCATCTGCGGGCCTCAGGCAATGACCGAAACCGTACGTGACAGCCTGCAGGCCAATGGCCTGGACAAAGAGCGCATTCATTTCGAGCTGTTCGCCGCCGCCGGTAACGAGACCCGTCGCGAGGCCCGTGAAGCAGCGCGCCAGGTGGATTCGGCGCTCAGCCACATCACCGTGATCAGCGACGGCCGCGCCCTTACCTTCGACTTGCCACGCAACACCCAGAACGTGCTGGACGCCGGCAATGCCATCGGCGCCGAGCTGCCCTACTCGTGCAAGGCCGGTGTGTGCTCGACCTGCAAATGCCGGGTGGTCGAGGGGGAAGTGGAAATGGACAGCAACCATGCCCTGGAAGACTACGAAGTGGCAGCCGGGTACGTGCTGTCGTGCCAGACCTACCCGGTGAGCGACAAGGTGGTGCTCGACTTCGACCAGCTTTAA
- a CDS encoding DUF485 domain-containing protein, translated as MTPERIESIANHPDFQHLVQRKRRLNGSLTLAMLVIYYGFVLLVAFSPSTLGQSLSGGVTTVGMLVGVLMVLLSFALTGIYVHRANNVLDPLNEKVKQECAQ; from the coding sequence ATGACACCCGAACGCATAGAAAGCATCGCCAACCACCCCGACTTCCAGCACCTGGTGCAGCGCAAACGCCGCCTCAACGGCAGCCTGACCTTGGCCATGCTGGTGATCTACTACGGCTTCGTCCTGCTGGTGGCGTTTTCGCCCAGCACCCTTGGCCAGTCGCTCAGCGGCGGTGTGACCACCGTCGGCATGCTGGTGGGTGTGCTGATGGTGCTGCTGTCCTTTGCCCTGACCGGCATCTATGTGCACCGCGCCAACAATGTGCTCGACCCGCTCAATGAAAAGGTCAAGCAGGAGTGCGCACAATGA
- a CDS encoding OprD family porin: MNRTHIMSAAWLATLALPLPALADFIGDSHARLELRNHYINRDFRQSNAPQAKAEEWGQGFTAKLESGFTEGPVGFGVDAMGQLGIKLDSSRDRRNTGLLPFGPNSHEPVDDYSELGLTGKIRVSKSTLRLGTLQPILPVVVYNDTRLLASTFQGGLLTSQDLDGLTVNAGRLTKANLRDSSGRDDIGYGAASSDHLDFGGGSYAITPQTSVSYYYAKLEDIYRQQFVGLIDTRPLSEGVSLRSDLRYFDSRNDGAERAGNIDNRNFNAMFTLGVRAHKFTATWQQMSGDSAFPFVNGGDPFTVNLVTYNTFTRAGLDSWQVRYDYDFVAMGIPGLSFMTRYTDGRHAETATVSNGRERERDTDITYVIQSGPFKDVSLRWRNVTFRSGNGLTNAVDENRLIIGYTLALW; the protein is encoded by the coding sequence ATGAACCGCACGCACATCATGTCAGCTGCCTGGCTGGCCACGCTCGCCTTGCCATTGCCGGCGCTGGCAGACTTTATCGGCGACAGCCACGCACGCCTGGAGCTGCGCAACCATTACATCAACCGCGACTTCCGCCAAAGCAACGCACCACAGGCCAAGGCAGAAGAATGGGGCCAGGGCTTTACCGCCAAGCTGGAGTCCGGCTTCACCGAGGGCCCGGTCGGCTTTGGCGTTGACGCCATGGGCCAGCTGGGTATCAAGCTCGACTCCAGCCGCGACCGCCGCAATACCGGGCTGCTGCCCTTCGGCCCGAACAGCCACGAACCGGTTGATGATTACAGCGAACTGGGCCTGACCGGCAAAATCCGCGTGTCCAAAAGCACCCTGCGCCTGGGCACGCTGCAACCGATCCTGCCGGTGGTGGTATACAACGACACCCGCCTGCTGGCGTCCACCTTCCAGGGCGGCCTGCTGACCAGCCAGGATCTCGATGGCCTTACCGTCAACGCCGGCCGCCTGACCAAGGCCAACCTGCGCGACTCCTCGGGCCGCGACGACATCGGCTATGGCGCTGCCAGCAGTGACCACCTGGACTTTGGCGGTGGCAGCTACGCCATCACCCCGCAAACCAGCGTCAGCTACTACTACGCCAAGCTCGAGGACATCTACCGCCAGCAGTTCGTCGGCCTGATCGACACCCGCCCCTTGAGCGAAGGCGTGAGCCTGCGCAGCGACCTGCGCTACTTCGACAGCCGCAACGACGGCGCCGAACGTGCTGGCAACATCGACAACCGCAACTTCAACGCCATGTTCACCCTCGGCGTGCGGGCACACAAGTTCACGGCGACCTGGCAACAGATGTCCGGCGACAGTGCCTTCCCGTTCGTCAACGGCGGCGACCCGTTTACCGTCAACCTGGTGACCTACAACACCTTCACCCGCGCCGGGCTGGACTCCTGGCAAGTGCGCTATGACTACGACTTTGTAGCGATGGGCATCCCCGGCCTGAGTTTCATGACGCGCTACACCGACGGCCGCCACGCCGAAACCGCCACTGTCAGCAATGGCCGCGAGCGTGAACGCGACACCGACATCACCTACGTCATCCAGAGCGGCCCATTCAAGGACGTCAGCCTGCGCTGGCGCAACGTCACCTTCCGGTCCGGCAATGGCCTGACCAACGCCGTGGACGAAAACCGCCTGATCATCGGCTACACCCTGGCGCTGTGGTAA
- the paaZ gene encoding phenylacetic acid degradation bifunctional protein PaaZ, translated as MSAAPTLQSFIAGRWLGQHGAQALRSALDGHVLAYSHEERPDFAEAVDFARARGLASLMAMDFQQRAARLKALALYLAERKEQLYALSHHSGATRADSWIDIEGGNATLFSYAGIGSRELPSGNLVHEGPAIALGKQGHFAGSHILVPRAGVAVHINAFNFPIWGMLEKFAPTFLAGMPCIVKPATSTSYLTEAVVRLMNASGLLPEGSLQLVIGSTGDLLDRLQGQDVVTFTGSADTAAKLRVTPNLVRNSVPFTAEADSLNCAILGPDVTPDSEEFDLYIKEVVREMTTKAGQKCTAIRRAIVPAKHIDAVATRLRERLSKVVVGDPSLEGVRMGALASHDQQHDVTERVRSLLQSCDQLFGASDGFAPRGDGVAEGAFFAPTLLQARDPHADGGAHDIEAFGPVSTLMAYHDLDEALILAARGKGSLVATLVTADRSIAAKAIPVAAAWHGRLLVLDSEAAKESTGHGSPLPQLKHGGPGRAGGGEELGGLRAVKHYLQRAAVQGSPSMLTAVTGEYVRGGEVIETEVHPFRRYFEQLRIGESLLTHRRTVTEADLVNFGCLSGDHFYMHFDEIAAKESQFGKRIAHGYFVLSAAAGLFVSPGAGPVLANYGLDTLRFINPVGIGDTIQARLTCKRKIDQGKTSPLGQPQGVVAWDVEVTNQLGELVASYDILTLVLKQPA; from the coding sequence ATGTCTGCCGCCCCTACCCTGCAAAGCTTCATCGCCGGCCGCTGGCTCGGCCAGCACGGCGCGCAAGCCCTGCGCAGCGCCCTTGATGGCCACGTACTTGCCTACAGCCACGAAGAACGCCCGGACTTCGCCGAAGCCGTGGACTTCGCCCGTGCGCGTGGCCTGGCCAGCCTCATGGCCATGGACTTCCAGCAGCGTGCTGCACGCCTGAAAGCGCTGGCCCTGTACCTGGCCGAGCGCAAGGAACAGCTTTACGCCCTGTCGCACCATAGCGGCGCCACCCGTGCCGACAGCTGGATCGACATCGAAGGCGGCAACGCCACATTGTTCTCCTATGCCGGCATCGGCAGCCGCGAGCTGCCGTCGGGCAACCTGGTGCACGAGGGCCCGGCCATCGCGCTGGGCAAGCAAGGTCATTTCGCCGGCAGCCACATTCTGGTGCCGCGCGCAGGCGTGGCGGTGCACATCAACGCCTTCAACTTCCCTATCTGGGGCATGCTGGAGAAGTTCGCCCCGACGTTCCTGGCGGGCATGCCGTGCATCGTCAAACCGGCGACTTCCACCAGCTACCTGACCGAAGCCGTCGTCCGCCTGATGAACGCCTCCGGCCTGCTGCCGGAGGGCAGCTTGCAACTGGTGATTGGCAGCACCGGCGACCTGCTCGACCGCCTTCAAGGCCAGGACGTGGTGACCTTCACCGGGTCAGCCGATACCGCCGCAAAATTGCGCGTCACGCCGAACCTGGTGCGCAATTCGGTACCGTTCACCGCCGAAGCCGACTCGCTGAACTGCGCCATTCTTGGCCCGGATGTGACCCCGGACAGCGAAGAGTTTGACCTGTACATCAAGGAGGTGGTGCGTGAAATGACCACCAAGGCCGGGCAGAAGTGCACCGCCATCCGCCGCGCCATCGTGCCGGCCAAGCACATTGATGCGGTTGCCACGCGCTTGCGCGAGCGGCTGAGCAAGGTGGTTGTGGGTGACCCGTCGCTGGAGGGCGTACGCATGGGGGCTCTGGCTTCCCACGACCAGCAGCACGACGTGACCGAGCGGGTGCGCAGCCTGCTGCAAAGCTGTGACCAGCTGTTCGGCGCCAGCGACGGCTTCGCCCCGCGTGGCGATGGCGTGGCCGAGGGCGCATTCTTTGCCCCGACCCTGCTACAGGCCCGCGACCCGCACGCCGACGGCGGCGCCCACGATATCGAAGCGTTCGGCCCGGTCAGCACACTGATGGCCTACCACGACCTTGACGAAGCCTTGATACTGGCCGCCCGAGGCAAAGGCAGCCTGGTGGCGACCTTGGTCACCGCCGACCGCAGTATTGCGGCCAAGGCCATACCGGTGGCGGCTGCCTGGCATGGCCGCCTGCTGGTGCTCGACAGCGAGGCCGCCAAGGAATCCACCGGCCACGGCTCGCCGTTGCCACAACTCAAGCACGGCGGGCCGGGCCGGGCCGGCGGCGGTGAAGAACTGGGTGGCTTGCGCGCGGTCAAGCACTACCTGCAACGCGCCGCAGTACAAGGTTCGCCGAGCATGCTCACGGCGGTCACCGGCGAATACGTGCGCGGTGGCGAAGTGATCGAGACCGAAGTGCACCCGTTCCGCCGATACTTCGAGCAGTTGCGCATCGGCGAGTCGTTGCTCACCCACCGCCGCACCGTGACCGAAGCCGACCTGGTCAACTTCGGCTGCCTGTCGGGGGACCATTTCTACATGCACTTCGACGAAATCGCGGCCAAAGAATCGCAGTTCGGTAAACGTATCGCCCACGGCTACTTCGTCCTCTCGGCGGCGGCCGGGCTGTTCGTGTCGCCCGGTGCCGGGCCGGTGTTGGCCAACTATGGCCTGGATACGCTGCGCTTCATCAACCCGGTGGGCATTGGCGATACCATCCAGGCACGGCTGACCTGCAAGCGCAAGATCGACCAGGGCAAAACCAGCCCGCTGGGCCAGCCGCAAGGGGTGGTGGCGTGGGATGTGGAGGTAACCAACCAGCTGGGTGAGCTGGTGGCCAGCTATGACATTCTGACCCTGGTGTTGAAACAGCCGGCGTGA
- a CDS encoding DUF6555 family protein, with protein MPSPQLYIIDYQLHGQPRSFIIRLERLDNAEAWHWASCDAGIGIIPKFGREKIKKISRPMAERYGITGVSWRISGSKPSQSVGDPAAMM; from the coding sequence ATGCCTAGCCCACAGCTGTACATCATCGATTACCAACTGCATGGCCAACCGCGCAGTTTCATCATTCGCCTGGAACGCCTGGACAATGCCGAGGCCTGGCATTGGGCAAGTTGCGATGCGGGTATCGGCATTATTCCCAAGTTCGGGCGTGAGAAGATCAAGAAGATCAGCCGGCCGATGGCCGAGCGTTACGGGATTACCGGCGTAAGCTGGCGGATTTCGGGGAGCAAGCCGAGCCAGTCGGTGGGAGACCCGGCGGCGATGATGTAA
- a CDS encoding zinc-dependent alcohol dehydrogenase — protein sequence MRALTYHGAGDVRVDTVAEPGLQEDDDILLRVTATAICGSDLHLYRGKIPMVEQGDILGHEFMGIVEEVGSAVTAVRPGDRVVIPFVIACGDCFFCQHDLFAACETTNTGRGALLNKKTIPSGAALFGYSHLYGGIPGGQADYVRVPKGNVGPFKVPGHLADDQVLFLSDILPTAWQAVLNAEVGQGSSLAIYGAGPVGLLSAACARMLGVEQIFMVDECAYRLDYAHQAYGVIPVNFAYDDDPADSIVRHTAGMRGVDAVIDAVGFEAKGSTTETVLTALKLEGSSGKALRQSIAAVRRGGVVSVPGVYAGFIHGFLFGDAFDKGLTFRMGQTHVQRYLPELLAHIEAGRLDPQAIVTHRMALEDAPRAYELFNGQQDQCRKVILVPGAAPDPRGQGAAVR from the coding sequence ATGCGCGCATTGACCTATCACGGCGCAGGGGATGTCCGCGTCGACACCGTTGCAGAGCCCGGTCTGCAGGAAGACGACGATATCTTGCTGCGGGTAACGGCCACAGCCATTTGCGGCTCCGACCTGCACCTGTACCGGGGCAAGATCCCCATGGTCGAGCAAGGCGATATTCTTGGCCACGAATTCATGGGCATCGTCGAAGAGGTGGGCAGCGCGGTAACCGCGGTGCGCCCGGGTGACCGGGTAGTGATCCCGTTTGTCATCGCCTGCGGTGACTGCTTTTTTTGCCAACACGACTTGTTTGCCGCCTGCGAAACGACCAACACGGGGCGAGGCGCACTGCTGAACAAGAAGACCATACCGTCTGGCGCAGCGCTGTTCGGCTACAGCCACCTGTATGGCGGCATACCTGGCGGGCAGGCCGATTATGTGCGGGTGCCCAAGGGCAATGTAGGGCCGTTCAAGGTGCCGGGGCACCTGGCCGACGATCAGGTATTGTTTCTCTCGGACATTCTCCCTACAGCCTGGCAGGCAGTGCTCAATGCCGAAGTTGGCCAGGGTTCGTCACTGGCAATCTATGGCGCCGGCCCGGTCGGGCTGCTGTCTGCTGCTTGCGCACGCATGCTGGGGGTGGAGCAGATCTTCATGGTCGATGAATGTGCCTACCGGCTGGATTATGCTCATCAGGCCTACGGAGTGATTCCTGTCAATTTTGCCTATGATGATGACCCAGCCGATAGCATCGTGCGCCATACCGCCGGCATGCGTGGTGTGGATGCGGTAATCGATGCGGTGGGTTTCGAAGCCAAGGGCAGCACAACGGAAACGGTGCTCACCGCGCTTAAGCTCGAAGGCAGTAGCGGCAAGGCCCTGCGCCAGAGTATCGCGGCCGTGCGCAGGGGTGGGGTGGTCAGTGTGCCGGGGGTGTATGCGGGGTTTATCCATGGTTTTCTGTTTGGCGACGCCTTCGACAAGGGCCTGACCTTTCGCATGGGGCAGACCCATGTGCAGCGCTACCTGCCTGAGTTGCTGGCGCATATCGAAGCAGGCCGGCTGGACCCGCAGGCCATCGTCACCCACCGCATGGCGCTGGAAGATGCCCCGCGTGCCTACGAACTGTTCAATGGACAGCAGGATCAGTGTCGCAAGGTGATTCTGGTGCCCGGTGCGGCCCCGGACCCACGCGGTCAGGGTGCCGCAGTGCGCTGA
- a CDS encoding general stress protein has product MAQDQERTSQRGGTKETNPGNFANDRERASRAGHKGGQASGGNFANDRQRASEAGRKGGQNSHGGGRNP; this is encoded by the coding sequence ATGGCGCAGGATCAAGAGCGGACAAGCCAGCGCGGCGGCACCAAGGAAACCAACCCGGGCAATTTTGCCAATGACCGGGAGCGTGCTTCGCGCGCGGGCCACAAGGGGGGGCAGGCATCTGGCGGCAATTTCGCCAACGACCGACAGCGTGCATCGGAAGCTGGCCGCAAGGGTGGCCAGAACAGCCACGGCGGGGGGCGCAACCCGTGA
- a CDS encoding NUDIX hydrolase, translating into MKLNKDRATIICRHGKQTQKWLWVRKSNGAWTLPGGKIEPGETPAQAAERELLEETGLQAASLTLLMRHEAPARMHYVFEAEFADAPQPKAQHEITDCRFAHLDQAPGLKGEIKLLIRSLLACDRATAASVR; encoded by the coding sequence ATGAAGCTGAACAAGGATCGCGCCACCATCATCTGCCGGCACGGCAAGCAAACACAAAAATGGTTATGGGTGCGAAAATCCAACGGTGCCTGGACCCTCCCCGGCGGCAAGATCGAGCCTGGCGAGACGCCAGCGCAAGCTGCAGAGCGTGAGTTGCTGGAAGAAACCGGGCTGCAGGCAGCGTCACTGACCTTGCTGATGCGTCACGAGGCCCCCGCGCGTATGCATTACGTGTTCGAAGCAGAGTTTGCCGACGCGCCGCAGCCCAAGGCGCAGCATGAAATTACCGACTGCCGCTTTGCCCATCTGGACCAGGCGCCTGGGCTCAAGGGTGAGATCAAGTTGCTGATCCGCTCGCTGCTGGCCTGTGACAGAGCCACCGCCGCGTCAGTTCGGTAA
- a CDS encoding ATP-dependent Clp protease proteolytic subunit, which translates to MARHIIHFTGPINSSTCGNLINTCSRALQQGAGILQLNIATMGGECSYGFTLYNFLRALPVEVHTHNLGTVESMGNILFLAGERRTACSFSKFLFHPFHWTLHGSVDHSRMAEYAMSLDYDLKLYAQIVAERTQGATEVLDVPRYLMAYPRILGPREALDNGMIHAIDEMPIEAQSVQWSVHA; encoded by the coding sequence ATGGCCAGACATATCATCCATTTCACCGGGCCGATCAACTCGTCGACCTGTGGCAACCTGATCAACACCTGTTCGCGGGCGCTGCAACAGGGCGCCGGTATCCTGCAACTGAACATCGCTACCATGGGCGGCGAGTGCAGTTATGGCTTCACCCTGTACAACTTCCTGCGGGCGTTACCGGTCGAGGTGCATACCCACAACCTGGGCACGGTGGAGTCCATGGGCAATATCCTGTTCCTGGCAGGGGAACGGCGCACGGCGTGCAGTTTCAGCAAGTTCCTGTTCCACCCGTTTCACTGGACCTTGCACGGTTCGGTGGATCATTCGCGCATGGCTGAGTACGCCATGAGCCTGGATTATGATTTGAAGTTGTATGCGCAGATTGTCGCCGAACGAACCCAGGGGGCAACGGAGGTACTGGACGTGCCGCGGTACCTGATGGCCTATCCGCGGATTCTGGGGCCACGTGAGGCGCTGGATAACGGGATGATTCATGCCATCGACGAAATGCCAATCGAGGCGCAGTCGGTTCAGTGGAGTGTGCATGCCTAG
- a CDS encoding DUF72 domain-containing protein: MSDIRIGISGWRYGPWRKDFYPKGLRQDDELAFASRAVNSIEINGSFYSLQTPERYQGWRDETPDDFVFAVKGPRYITHVRRLRDIEEPVANFFASGPLLLGKKLGPILWQFPPNMKFDEERFARFLELLPRNHKAARECAKHCAARLQGNGSLGIHGNARLRHAVEIRNESFLCETFIKLLRKHRVALVVADSAGKWPYVEDVTADFVYMRLHGDVELYSSGYTANALRRWKQRIQRWSQGSQAEDAQLVVQGSPPRRATRDVYCYFDNDQKVHAPYDARRLLQKLSLDHELMTEPGVLPEVAL; the protein is encoded by the coding sequence GTGAGCGATATCCGCATCGGTATCTCCGGGTGGCGCTATGGCCCCTGGCGCAAGGACTTTTACCCCAAGGGGCTGAGGCAGGACGACGAACTGGCCTTCGCTTCGCGGGCGGTGAACAGCATCGAAATCAATGGCTCGTTCTACAGCCTGCAAACGCCTGAACGTTACCAGGGCTGGCGTGACGAGACGCCGGACGACTTCGTGTTCGCGGTGAAGGGGCCGCGGTATATCACGCACGTACGGCGGCTTAGGGACATCGAAGAACCGGTGGCGAACTTTTTCGCCTCAGGCCCACTGTTGCTGGGCAAGAAGCTTGGCCCGATCCTGTGGCAATTTCCACCGAACATGAAGTTCGATGAAGAGCGTTTTGCCCGGTTTCTCGAACTGCTGCCGCGTAACCATAAAGCGGCTCGTGAATGTGCCAAACACTGCGCGGCACGCTTGCAGGGCAACGGCAGCTTGGGCATACACGGCAATGCACGGTTGCGTCATGCCGTGGAGATCCGTAACGAGAGTTTCCTCTGTGAGACCTTCATCAAGCTGTTGCGCAAGCACCGGGTCGCTTTGGTAGTTGCCGACAGCGCCGGCAAATGGCCGTATGTGGAAGACGTTACCGCCGACTTTGTGTACATGCGCCTGCATGGCGATGTCGAGCTCTACAGCAGTGGGTATACGGCCAACGCACTGAGGCGCTGGAAGCAGCGCATCCAGCGCTGGAGCCAGGGTAGCCAGGCTGAGGATGCGCAATTGGTCGTCCAGGGCTCGCCGCCGCGTCGGGCGACCCGCGATGTCTACTGCTATTTCGACAACGACCAGAAGGTTCACGCCCCCTACGATGCGCGACGCCTGCTGCAGAAGCTGTCGCTGGACCATGAGCTCATGACCGAGCCTGGCGTCCTGCCGGAGGTGGCCTTGTGA
- a CDS encoding endonuclease/exonuclease/phosphatase family protein, with the protein MNKTLPAPRSIIDKVTAVRRLNVLTLNVHKGFTFFNRRFILPELREAVRATGADLVFLQEVHGSHQQHALRHAAWPEMPQYEFLADSMWPQFAYGRNAVYPHGDHGNALLSKFPITHFNNLDVSVQGNEQRGLLHCQLDVPGHDQVHAVCVHLGLREAHRQRQVKLMLDLLASLPPEAPVIIAGDFNDWRLKADAVLCEHLIEAFGEHFGTPARSFPARLPLLRLDRIYLRNAMPGTAQVLSTYPWSHLSDHAPLAAEINL; encoded by the coding sequence GTGAACAAGACCCTGCCCGCCCCACGCAGCATCATCGACAAGGTCACTGCGGTACGCCGGCTCAATGTGCTGACACTGAACGTGCACAAGGGCTTCACCTTTTTCAATCGGCGCTTCATCCTGCCGGAATTGCGCGAGGCCGTGCGTGCCACGGGCGCCGACCTGGTGTTTCTCCAGGAGGTGCACGGCAGCCATCAGCAGCATGCCCTGCGCCATGCGGCCTGGCCAGAAATGCCGCAGTACGAGTTTCTTGCCGACAGCATGTGGCCGCAGTTCGCCTACGGGCGCAATGCCGTATACCCGCATGGCGATCACGGTAACGCGCTGCTGTCGAAATTCCCCATTACTCACTTCAACAACCTCGATGTGTCAGTACAGGGCAATGAGCAGCGCGGCCTGCTGCACTGCCAGCTGGACGTGCCAGGCCACGACCAGGTGCATGCGGTGTGCGTGCACCTGGGCCTGCGCGAAGCCCACCGGCAGCGCCAGGTGAAGCTGATGCTCGACCTGCTGGCCAGTCTGCCGCCTGAAGCGCCGGTCATTATCGCCGGCGATTTCAACGACTGGCGCCTGAAAGCAGATGCCGTGCTGTGCGAACACCTGATAGAGGCTTTCGGCGAGCACTTCGGCACCCCGGCGCGCAGTTTCCCCGCGCGCCTGCCGTTGTTGCGGCTGGACCGCATCTATTTGCGCAACGCCATGCCCGGCACTGCCCAAGTGCTCTCGACATACCCGTGGTCGCACCTGTCCGACCACGCCCCATTGGCTGCGGAGATCAACCTGTGA